Genomic DNA from Caloenas nicobarica isolate bCalNic1 chromosome 3, bCalNic1.hap1, whole genome shotgun sequence:
TGCTGCCAAACAAGAAGAATGGCTCGTGTTTCATCTGTAGAACAAAGTCAAGGAAGGGTGTTACTGCTGAAGCACACAATAAACGCACACTTCATTTCAAGCACTTTTAACATTCCAGGTCAAAGCCAAACTCTCATTTTAGTGCAACTCTATAAGATGAATTAATTTGTCCCATTTGATTtgatggagaaaaagagagcGGGCAGCATGGACAAATTTTTATGAGAGTCTTGACAGAAAAGACAACACCATAtctttcctcagaaaaaaaaagtatggaaaATGAAGATGGCAAAGATTTAGAAGGTAATTTATTGCCATTACAGAATTTTCCCTGGCACCATTATCTAATGCTTAGTCCATGAGGAAGAGGCAGTATGTAAAAGACATTAAACGGATCTGAAGATCCTTACTCAATTTTAACTTAATCTTTACTTAGGAACACACATGGGTATTTGCGTCTGCTACTGTTTGAATCAGGACGCAGCGAAAACAAAGGACAAAATACAACGAGATCATGTGTCAGGCTCTGGGATACATGAGGAGAGGGCTTTAAAAGTCTCACTTCTTACATTTGATTTTGAAAACGGAGACAGAGACAGCAGAAGTAGGAGAGCTTGTGGAAGGGTAAATTGAGGCTCAAAAGTTGTCATGGGAAGATGTCAATGTCTGATTTCCCATGgggaatgttttttttaaaaaaaatcattaacttACATTTCATAGTTTACTaatattttctcaaataaagatacactaatttaattttattaaaacctCTTATTTACCTGAGCAAACTGCTTCCATGCGCTTGATGATGTCAGTTTACCGGCTCCAGGTCTATGCATAGCAGCCAGAGTGTAGAtttctgtggtggttttttgcttgGACCTTAAAAGTGCTAAAGTGGTCTTCGTACTTAGCCCTGATGGGTTTGGGTTACATGAACTTATGCACCATGAAGCATAAACAGAAGATTTGAGGGTTGGTTGCTGAATATAATTGGGTTTTGTATAGTTTAAGAAACACCAGCTCACAGTAGTAGTCGTGCGCAGACTGGGGAACTGAAGGATTTGCTGAAAATCTGCTACGTCTGTCAGGAGAATGGTTGAGCCTGTGACTTTCCCCCTGGTATTGGACAACATCTGGACTAACATCCCAAGAGGCAATTTTTGATGTTTCAGTTGGTCTTCTGGCTGAATTTCCCCGGGTGGCAATGAAGACCTCTGTGGACTCATGCTCATATCTGAGGCTGTTTCATCCACGTCCAGTTCTTCTGGGGAGTCTCTTCCTTCAGAAGGGCCACTGGACTTCTGCCCCGGTGACGCGGAATCAAAACTGGAAAGTTTCTCTCTGCTCAGTGGGAAAGTATCAGCTGTTGGCATGCTGACAGGTGGGAAGTCTTGAGATGATGAGGACGACAGTGGTGAACAGGATGACACAGATGGCAGACTTTCTTTTGGCTCGGTAGCACAGCTCTGCCTTACTAGTTGAGGCTTCTGCATTCTTGGAAAATCTTTCTTTATATCTGAGCTAGTTAACTCAACTGCACTTAGCTCCTCAACTATCTGCCcatacattttttcttccttgactcGTTTCTGCTGCTTGGTCTCCATGAAGAGCTccaagctgctggcaggtgaAAGCATTCGTTTGCTTCCTCCCAAGGTAGAAGCAATGTCAGAACTGGAAGGCAAACACAGGGGAATTGGTGGCTCCAGTCCAAGTGGTAGCGTCTGCGGCACTTTCCACAAAGGATATTTTTCTAGCCCTCCATGCTGACCCAGCATCTGAGCTATGTTAAATCCAATTCCTTGCATGGTTGCACTAGTTGCCAATGTTCTTTGAGAAACACTCTCATCGACTTTACAAATTACAATTGTGGGACTGTTGCCCTGCCCAACAATCTGGGAAATGCTTGTGTACATGACACTACCGTAAGATGGCACATGGGTTTGAATCCTGACGGGAACAACTGTTCCTGGCAAAGACTGTACAGATCCATCACTTGGGGAGTCAAAATCTGTCTGAAGATGCTGCTCAGAGGAGGTATCTGTTGGTTTAATGCTATGGTCTGACTGGTACTTAGCAAGAGTATTTTTTGAATACTGCCCAGATGTTCCTGAGTAATGCTGGTATGCTTGCTCTTTAGTGTGCACATAATCAGCTGGTTTCTTTCCAAGAAGCTCTGGTGCATGTTCCAGGTGATAACTTGGAGGAACATCTGTTTGGAAAGGCTGTTTGACATAAGATTTCTGCAGCTGTTGTACAAAGTGATGCTGGAAGTGTAGAGGTTCTGTGCATGACTGCCACAAGACAGGCTGCTGAGATGGTGGTAAGTGAACCATGCAGACAGCTGGATACGGGAACTGAAACAAGGTGCTGTGAATAGGGGGAAACGGGACTTTTTCCTGATGTGCAaatagctgctgctgctctgatgGATGTTTGTTAGGAATATAAGGTGCTTGTTGGATCAAGGGAGCCCTTAACATTTCTGGGCTGTCTGCAAGAAAAGCCTGTTGGTGGGCGAGGTGGGTTGAGCTAGCCTGTTTTCCAGAGTCATCCACCTGAATGGGCTGAAgtacagaggaagaagaatgaTGCCAGACAAGCTGGGAGGAGCGAAGACCAGCCTGTGCATGTTCCATCTGCTCCTGCTTTATACTTTGTTCTGTGCTCTGATCAGTCTGGGAAATCTCTGGAAAACCACTGAAGGAAGCCTGGCGAACCAAGAagcacttctttctttctcGGGATGGAGACAGTGCCGTAGTAGGTGTCCCAGCCGAAGAGGCATGAGACAGGTTCCCATAATCAAAGGATTTACTTCGGATCTCTGGGATTTCAGCAGCATGAGGACAGGGCATCTGTTCAGATGAGCAGCGTCTCATTTCCCTCTGATGGTGATGCCCAGGGACAGAAAGTGAATGAGCACCAGCTGGAACTGTTAAAAACTCAGACTGTTTTCCAAACTCATCTTGTTTGGGAGGCATGATGAACTTCatattctcttctctttcaaagGACATTGAAAAACTCGAACTGTGGGACAAATTACTTTCTTGGCTAGGGCTGCGAGAGAGGCTTGTACCTGTGGACTCAAAGCTGGATTCTCCAGAGGAGTGCTCCATGTCAGCCAGTCGCAAACGCTTCTTTTTAGGTGGTAGCTTTTCAGCTGGAAGTTGAGAAAGGGTTTCACTTCTCTGGGGCCACTGGAATTCTTCGGTGGGTCTCTCCTGCTCTTTACTCTgcatttctttatctttctcAGGCTTATCTGGCTCCTCCGTGACACGAATTTCAGGTACCTGTATGTTGTGCTGGCGAACCAACCTGGGCTGCATGTGATACGGCTGAGCCTGCTGAGATGGAGATGGCCTACTGGTGtcagcattttctgtttgtggaACTCGGTCTGGGCTCATTGGGGACTCACAAATCTCGCTCTCGCATGTTTCAGATGGCGAATAAATCTTTTCCTGCTGGTACGCAATATGTTCTGTAGATTCAGACCTTTCAAATGAGTTTGGCCTGCTCAGTGAGTTTGTGTGCTGAATGACAGAGATTACATTTCCAGGGGGCTTTCTGGTCAGTGATTCTGCAGTCTTTTCTTGCTCTGCAGTCAAAGATGAGTCttccagagaagctgctgggCTTCCAGACTGCAAGTAAGACCGGCAGATTTCAAAACGCTCTGCATGGCAATGGACAGCACTGTCCAGGCTTTGAAGGGCAAATCCACTCCTTGGCACTTCTTGAATTTGGGATTTGGGATCAAAGTCCAAAGGCTGAATTCCCCCAGTGGTGCCAGCTGTACTGCTGCAAAGCATGGGACTGTCTTCCTCATCTCCAACACTCTCCTCTTTCCTGcgctttctgttttcaaaagttGTTCCAAGCATGGACGGCACCACCTGAGATTGTCCAAGTGGATCAATAAAGTACTCTCCTGCTTTGTTCATCCCACCTAAGGATGGTGAGTCCCTGTAGTTCTGCTTCTGCGCTTCAAATTCTTCCCATTTTTTGTAGTGCTTTCCAGTGGCATCATAGTCATAAAAAGTCttgtctcctttcttctcttttaaggATGGTCCTTTGTCAcctgctgcctgtctgctgGAAGccataattatatttttccctgGTCTTCCATGACAGTCTGAATCTGAGTGCCCCTCCTGCACAGAGGGCAGTTCAAATGCAGCCTGTCTTCTCAACATCCTTTGGTGGGATATTCCTACCGTTCCGGGGTAGAATACATCATCTGAGCCAGTCATCTTCTCATCAAATGAATGGCTTCCTCTCAGAGATGGGGGAATACTTAGGTTGTTTGCAGAAGAGGTTGGCATGGAGTTACTTCTAATAAGCGGAGAGGAATCTACTGGGGGCTCTAGAAGGATGGGCACATCACCCTGCTGACTGACTTGATACATGTTGGATTCACTTTTGACAGATGATGTGGTGGTCTGGGATTGTCTAGATTCCGTATTGCTGCCTGGATAAACTTGTGTAGATTTAATAGTGCTCAAATTACTGGAGTCGAcaaattcttctttatttgGAGTCAGCTGAGAAATATGTTCCTCAAGCATCTTGATATCTGATCTGTTATTTAAAAGAGGTAATGGCTCTGCTTTACCCTTTCTACCCATTAAACTGTGTTCTTGGTTTGTCGTGGCTACTGTTAGTGCTGTCCTTTGATTAATCCTATAGAACTTCCCAAAGATGATCTCTTCGTAAGACTTTGCATTAGTATTTGGTGGGCTaatctgctgctcagcactTTCTGAGCGGGAAAAATAACCCGAGTCAGTGCTTCCTTTACTGTGAGGGCTCAGGAGGTTTAAGGACTGCTCAGAATCTTGCCCTTTTTTCTCTGACAGTCTTAGTGCAAGTCGCTGTTTAACTGTATGCGAGTCATCAGACTTAGTACTTAAGGATGGGTTTTGCAACATATCAGAGCCAATATATGGTGAACTCTCACTGGGTAACTGAATTCCACTTTTAGGGATAATCAAAATGGGCACTTTCATTGGCCCCACCAAGGACTCTTCCATGGAGGAGTGAAAACTGCTCCTGCTAGCAATGTCCAggggcagctgtgggacagggcTCAGTTTACCAGAACCTTCTACTAGGAGTGAGGTCTCCTCATCAGTGTCTGTGCTCTGCTCGCCGTCTGAATGTATTTCAGCTTCCACATCAATGTAGCTGGCATCTAGGTCCAATTTAGAGACTGCTGACTCTGTGAAAGGTACCAATCCTGCTTTAATTGCATGGGCATGTGACTTCCTGTGCTTGTAAAGGTTGCTCTTCGTCTTGAAGGAGAAACCACAAGGAACACAAGGATATGGTCGCTCCCCAGTATGAGACCTAATATGCTTTTTAAGTACACTAGGTTTGGCACAAGCCCGATTACAGTAAGGACAAATGTACTTGCCAGGCTTTTTGGGTTTGTGCTCCTTTTTGTGAGCATCTTCTGATTGTTCTAAAGATTTCTGTGAATATTGGCTGTATGCAGGGTTCAAACTTGAAATTTTCTTCCTGGAGAAGCCTCCGCTATGGCTGTGCATATGGAAAGGGAACAAGTCCTCTGAGGCAACTGATTGCAAGTGGCTAGGAAACTGCCACGGAGGACCTTCCAAGCTCTGATGTGGCTTTATGTTGTGCAAGAAGCCTTGTGGCAATgaatgctgtgggaaagaaAGCGAATGTTGACATGAGTAAGGACTTGGACGATGCTGTGGATATTGCTTCTCCGTGACTTGCTGTGCAGCTTCATTCGATGATACCAGTTTCCCAGAACTAAAAAGTTGTGCTGATGCTGTGTTTCCAATTTGCTCGTGATCTATTTGTGGTTGCCTCTGTACTTCTTGATTGCCGAAAGTGCTCATCTTAATAACAGCTGAATGTTCTTGCCTCCATCTACTTGGTACTTTAGCAGTTTCTCCAGACCTTGAGGTAGCTTTTTGCCCTATAGCTGTGTCCCCAGAGTCCATTTTGTTACACAAGGTCTTAAGTGCTAGTTCACTTGAAAGCTGTGCAGACACATGGAGTGTGTCCaaagctgtgctttttaaagttttgttgcTCCCATTTTTCCAGGGCTGTTGCAAGTTCacagacttttctttctctttggaaCTTTCCACACAGTAGTCAATAGGCATTAGATTTGTGTCTGTACACTTATGGGAATATCATACAGTTCTGTTCATGGCAGGAACTTTTCTAAACAGTTTATTATACATTTGCAAAGACTTGTTATAGCATTTAGACATTTCCCATTGTTATTAAATACTGAGATGCAGAATGACCCAGAGCCGTTTGTGATCTACTAGAGCAAAGTCCTCTTCATCTCTTCCATGGTGACACAGCTATCTgtaaggaaaaagcaaaaacaaagaaagcacACACACCAGTTAATACAGCCATGCGAAATGACATCGATGCAGTCAGTTGCACTTTCATTGAGCCCTTCACATAAAATATATAGGGACTTAAGTAAAGGCAATTACATTTCACAAAACCCCATTTTGCCAGGAGACACAGTAAAGACTGGCTCCAGAGATCGCACACAAGCATAATCACTACTCAATAAAAGCCCTAGGAACAGAAACCAGGGATCTAGGCTTTCCAAATTGAACAGTAGCTTTGGAAGACTTTCTCGGGACAGTTTAAAGTCTTGATTCTCATGAAGTCCACCACCTACTTTCAAAGCTCTTTCAGCAAGTTGCTGCTGAAAAATCAAGTCCTAACATTGTGGGTGGGAATTACCTTATGCAGTATTACTCACCTACAGTTCAGACCTGCACTTTAGTCACCTGGCTTTCCTCTAAAGTGAGAGGAGGGTGATCAGTACTTCCAGAGGAGAAATCTTTCCATATCGTGTACTTCAGACATAGGGGATGTCTATGCACATGGGCCTCTACTGTGGAGATGCCTATTTATTGCTCAATGTTGGCCAGGCAGAAATCCTGGATGACTATCTTGGAGTATATACCAAATTTTAGGATGGCTGAAGTGAGGTACTTCTCACCTTAGGCCATCTAACTGGTTGTACAAGAAGATGTTGATCACACTTTTGAACAGTCAAAAAAAGAGACATCAAATAAGCATTCTGAATGCAACACTCCTGGTACCTTTCCACACCTCCATCTTCCAATGACCATATTAAATTTTAGTGAGAATATCTTAATAGAGGTAAAACACATATTAAATAAATGAGCTATGACTACATTTATATGCCTTTAGCATTTTAGATTTCAATGTCAAAATTTCCATCCAGCTATACATGTACTGCTTGTGGTTAAATGCACTAGGTTTCCACAGTTCTATTATGAAGAAGCAATGCCCAGAGGTACGATTTTCATAGACAAGTACAGCATTTGAATTTGAAGAACGAAGTAGTTTTCCTGCTTCCATATTATGCAAACACATGATATTTTCCTGACGCGACAGTGAGAATTATAAAAAGTCATGATTTTACAATAGCGAGGAGAAGGGCAAAAAAGCAGTATTAGAGAcactgaaatgtatttcattcCTACAGTGGAAAAACTGAATTGGCCTTGAAGAAACATTagcaaaatgcaaggaaatacACAGGGAATGGGAacatatatgattttttttcagtataaaacAATTACCTGCATCTTCTAGGAATCTAATAGGCATGACTGTCTTCAAATTtcctgtagggaaaaaaaaaaaccaatcatAAGAAATTCTTGATATTAAGCATAATGCcaaagaaagttttctgttctttacaGCAAAGGCctgaaaatgtcatttatctatccattggaaaaaaaacagattgTGTCTTGAAGGTCTGAGCAACTACATTTGGAAGAATAATGTCTGCAagtcttttaaaagtatttaggTTTCTAGTGTGCAGATGAATAACTGCAAGTCTGAACTAATGCACTCTTACCTTCCTGAGAGCTGCAAATGTCCCTCTTCAGTCCTACGCCTTTGCTAAGCCTGGATTATCCCTGAATCCCATTGGCAAATCCGCTTTCAATGCTTCTCTTCAGCTAATACTTTTAGGCTCCAGGCCTCTCATTAAATGTTTCAGGGACCAGAATGAAATCCTGTCCAGGGTGTCACCACTCAGCTGCAAGAAAATGTCGTGAAACATGTGTAGGTTTCCAAATAACTGAACACCAGAGGGATACTGCTCAAGAATATATGGTTGCCTTCTTAAAGAAGAAACCTACAGATCAAGTACATGGCAAAAAGACTCCTGTGACTGCCATGCTTTGCCACTTGTCTGACCATCACCAGACTGCAGGCTACTCTTTGTATTGCAGAAAAGACAGGTACAGAGAATATCCCTAAAAAAGGGAGCCTGAACATCATCTCCCTGCCCCAAAGAACATTTCTCCCCCCAAAGGAGGATCCTCCCTTCCAGTTTTCAACAAGTCTTATCTCGAAAACAGATTTgggcttttctttcattaaaaaggaTGTTTGTTCAATTGGGATAACAGAAGCAACAATTATGACTCTTCTTTATGGTTTTCATTTAGGACAAAATTCAGAGCATCTCTAAAGAACAGATCTTTAGAAATAGCCGGAGTATTAACTTCAATGGGATATAGGCTACTATAATGATGCTCAATTAGAAACTGTCAGAAAAACAGCTAGAGCACACATGCTTTCTCTGTTGAATAAAACCAACAgatgataaaataataaagtctataaaagaaaaaaactcatcaaaaattgaaaaaataatttttaattctttgtaaTTAATAACActttcaaagaacaaacagatgTTCGTAAAGGCCTATGACTTGACATAAGTAGAATCACCACTGTGCCACCTGTtatcaattatttatttaatagtAGAAATAACGTATCAGCAGTTAGGACAGCAATGGCTAATGGACTGTTGGTTTAGTCAAATATGGATAACACTATTTTTCAATTGTGACTACAGAGAAATCCCATATAGTACAAAATAATAGCAAGCTATCaaatacaaaccagaaaattttAGGTCGTAATGTCATTCAGCTTTGATGGGCTAGTGCCTTTTAAAAGTGGCAACCTATTTTTGATAGGTGAGCTAAACTAATCTCAGGTCAGTAATGATGCCGATATACGAGCCCGGATATAGAGGAAAATATGTGTCTTGAGAAGCAGAAACCAGGAACAAGAGGGCATGTTCTTCATTGAGAGAGCATAAAGTTATTAGCcatcttcaaagaaaaacacttttcttcttATTAGGTAATTTTGCAAATGGTGAAGAAGAAATTTCTAGAAGATGGGAGAATCCCTTCTGTTCCATTCACCCTCTACCGAGAGCACCTTTACAGAAGAAATGTGCCAGTCACAGAAATGTGACAGCAATGGTTTTATTTGAGCATAAGATAATGTTGATATACTTCCAACAACTTTCTGGACTGAAATCTCCATTAACAGAGTTCAAGCCATTCTGCAGTCCTGCTATTCTCAGAATGTTCTATATAAATTTTCAGCCTACACTATGAAACAGGTACAGACTAATTACAGGGAGTATTGATGGCTTAAGTTTGGTCAGAGTCACTCTCCTGGGGAAAATAAATCCCTTTCCACAACTAACATAAtcatttctggtttggtttgagCTGCGATCCATCCTATGTTGAAGATGgctttaatattatttctttgggtttcttttttttcttttccctcctctctaATAGGAGACCGCCCTAACTGGAGAAATCAAAAACACTGTAAAGCTAGTTTGCAttctgtctgttttttccagtcAAGCCTCTGTCTCATCTGCCTGCATCCACAGCCTAGCTTAAGCCTACAACAGACTATCATTTTTCAGCTGATTGTTTCTCCTTTAGAAAACACTGTAAATGTACTCCTCAATACTGCTCTTCATCAAATATATACTATTCAATAGAGAGAAAATCCCTATATTTCAAGTACTACGTATTTCAAACTAAGGAACTAAGGATGATAAAAATGCACGTTTTCTTTAATACCTTTGGCACAGTTCAGCTCCGCTGGGCTGACTACAAGGAGCCCACCTACATGGATCAGAAGCCGTTTGGGAGCTGCGCTGGTTTGACAGGAGCTGCAAAGTCCCACCTGGCCGGGGGCCAGCCCAGGTTTCCCGGTAGGAATGCGGCCCTGgagccagctcctccagccacaTGCGCTGCTCTATCTGCCCGCTTCAAACAGGGACGCTTTGCTTCTGTGAAACCTTTGAACATGAGAAGATTACTGAGAAACTGGGAGCTGTATTTATGTCAGATGCACCTACTAAATCAAGACACTTAAAACTTTCTAGAAAGGAGCATTATCCTGTTGCTTCTTTTCCTAAGGTGGCTTCATGAGCTGCATGCCAGGGACGTATATCTGGTCGACTGCAGAGCTCCAAGAttattccttcctttccttttttttttctcccccttttttttttcagaccatTAAAATGGTTACACtcaacagctttaaaataaaatttggcaAAATACAACTTTTACTACTTCTCAATTTGTAGCTCATATTACAGCTCTTGCAAGTGAACAAATTGGAAGCTTATGTCTTCAAGGCTAAATCCTGAGTGCACCATACAGAATAAATATTGACTCTAGCGTAAGGACTAAGGGTCAGATGCAGCCCTGTTTTAAATCTTTTCtgtccagctctgccagcacaaAGCCGGCCTAAAACCACAATAACTGGCCCCTTAAGAATTCATATTCTATAGGGCAAGTGTTAGCACAGACAAACTGCAGTGGCTCCTGTGAAATCCCTACACTCATGCACAGATCTCTGCCAAGACCCTTATTAAGCAAGTCTAGTTTATGTCTGGGATAAGCCCAGCAGCCAAGCAGCCTCACAAGAAAGAGAGGCCACCTCCAAGCTCTTCCCCACCTGcaactgagaagaaaattgcCTTGGTCTTTTGGGAGGAGAGCATACCTTTGGCTTGCTGTCCTACACCATGTTTCTCTCTGCCCCCTTAATGTTAGCCCCCAAGGAGCTGTTTGGTGTTGACatcccactgaaaaaaaaaaaaaaaaaaagactgggaaGCCCAATAAAACACAAATTTACAGCTTCTTCTACCTAGGCAAAGTCACAGGTGGGCTAAGTCTCAACCAGCAGTTGATGCACATCTCTGAACTGAAGGATTTAACTGGCATGAAGATAGACA
This window encodes:
- the HIVEP2 gene encoding transcription factor HIVEP2; amino-acid sequence: MPIDYCVESSKEKEKSVNLQQPWKNGSNKTLKSTALDTLHVSAQLSSELALKTLCNKMDSGDTAIGQKATSRSGETAKVPSRWRQEHSAVIKMSTFGNQEVQRQPQIDHEQIGNTASAQLFSSGKLVSSNEAAQQVTEKQYPQHRPSPYSCQHSLSFPQHSLPQGFLHNIKPHQSLEGPPWQFPSHLQSVASEDLFPFHMHSHSGGFSRKKISSLNPAYSQYSQKSLEQSEDAHKKEHKPKKPGKYICPYCNRACAKPSVLKKHIRSHTGERPYPCVPCGFSFKTKSNLYKHRKSHAHAIKAGLVPFTESAVSKLDLDASYIDVEAEIHSDGEQSTDTDEETSLLVEGSGKLSPVPQLPLDIASRSSFHSSMEESLVGPMKVPILIIPKSGIQLPSESSPYIGSDMLQNPSLSTKSDDSHTVKQRLALRLSEKKGQDSEQSLNLLSPHSKGSTDSGYFSRSESAEQQISPPNTNAKSYEEIIFGKFYRINQRTALTVATTNQEHSLMGRKGKAEPLPLLNNRSDIKMLEEHISQLTPNKEEFVDSSNLSTIKSTQVYPGSNTESRQSQTTTSSVKSESNMYQVSQQGDVPILLEPPVDSSPLIRSNSMPTSSANNLSIPPSLRGSHSFDEKMTGSDDVFYPGTVGISHQRMLRRQAAFELPSVQEGHSDSDCHGRPGKNIIMASSRQAAGDKGPSLKEKKGDKTFYDYDATGKHYKKWEEFEAQKQNYRDSPSLGGMNKAGEYFIDPLGQSQVVPSMLGTTFENRKRRKEESVGDEEDSPMLCSSTAGTTGGIQPLDFDPKSQIQEVPRSGFALQSLDSAVHCHAERFEICRSYLQSGSPAASLEDSSLTAEQEKTAESLTRKPPGNVISVIQHTNSLSRPNSFERSESTEHIAYQQEKIYSPSETCESEICESPMSPDRVPQTENADTSRPSPSQQAQPYHMQPRLVRQHNIQVPEIRVTEEPDKPEKDKEMQSKEQERPTEEFQWPQRSETLSQLPAEKLPPKKKRLRLADMEHSSGESSFESTGTSLSRSPSQESNLSHSSSFSMSFEREENMKFIMPPKQDEFGKQSEFLTVPAGAHSLSVPGHHHQREMRRCSSEQMPCPHAAEIPEIRSKSFDYGNLSHASSAGTPTTALSPSRERKKCFLVRQASFSGFPEISQTDQSTEQSIKQEQMEHAQAGLRSSQLVWHHSSSSVLQPIQVDDSGKQASSTHLAHQQAFLADSPEMLRAPLIQQAPYIPNKHPSEQQQLFAHQEKVPFPPIHSTLFQFPYPAVCMVHLPPSQQPVLWQSCTEPLHFQHHFVQQLQKSYVKQPFQTDVPPSYHLEHAPELLGKKPADYVHTKEQAYQHYSGTSGQYSKNTLAKYQSDHSIKPTDTSSEQHLQTDFDSPSDGSVQSLPGTVVPVRIQTHVPSYGSVMYTSISQIVGQGNSPTIVICKVDESVSQRTLATSATMQGIGFNIAQMLGQHGGLEKYPLWKVPQTLPLGLEPPIPLCLPSSSDIASTLGGSKRMLSPASSLELFMETKQQKRVKEEKMYGQIVEELSAVELTSSDIKKDFPRMQKPQLVRQSCATEPKESLPSVSSCSPLSSSSSQDFPPVSMPTADTFPLSREKLSSFDSASPGQKSSGPSEGRDSPEELDVDETASDMSMSPQRSSLPPGEIQPEDQLKHQKLPLGMLVQMLSNTRGKVTGSTILLTDVADFQQILQFPSLRTTTTVSWCFLNYTKPNYIQQPTLKSSVYASWCISSCNPNPSGLSTKTTLALLRSKQKTTTEIYTLAAMHRPGAGKLTSSSAWKQFAQMKHEPFFLFGSKLEKKVVGNIIKERVKGDIHGDKDITSKQTEPIRIKIFEGGYKSNEDYVYVRGRGRGKYICEECGIRCKKPSMLKKHIRTHTDVRPYVCKLCNFAFKTKGNLTKHMKSKAHMKKCLELGVSMTSVDDAETEEAENMEDMQQETEKSSNLAGLSAEHQFSDAEESDGEDGDDNDDDDEDEDDFDDTQGDSTPKTRSRSTSPQPPRFSSLSVNSAGASQGASPEGSLSVGHSSLISYLVTLPSIQVTQLITPSDSCEDSQMTEYQRFFQSKSTDSEPDKDRLDIPSCMDEDYVLSLDSTSSPRDLSPSSRQSSPSYDSSPYRDNSPKRYLMPKGDLSPRRHLSPRRDISPMRHLSPRKEAVLRRELSPRRDMSPRRHLSPRRPMSPGKDASVRRDLSPRRERRYMAPVRAASPRRGLYHNPALSMGQYLQSESIPVGHSRRGLSQGPYFNVYGEKGGMEHRGSSPFSEGPSDYIFSHLPLHSQQQIRAPIPMMPIGGIQMVHSVPVALSGLCPPSALALQREGSEEKQRGTAEILTKESYSISKHHEKRTSPHSLHPAAPSSAPSSPLLLLTQSTSEDSVVATEREQEENIQTCTKAIASLRIATEEAALHGAEQLQRPSEPHQKPLESAHFSIKHFSGSEAGQSCASATHPDLHGGEQDSFGTSQAALAHPTFYSKSFVDVRQLGFHGRSDPPSSTQERKDPSSEKSKPH